A window from Setaria italica strain Yugu1 chromosome VIII, Setaria_italica_v2.0, whole genome shotgun sequence encodes these proteins:
- the LOC101769441 gene encoding UPF0481 protein At3g47200 → MAGAPANDSSSSWVVEMEKMLEHTDPSAEAARWRKASIYRVPERIKHQTKAEAYRPQLVSLGPFHHGSCHLLPMEEHKRRAVLHLVKRARVPLGDFAAAVEEVADELMDAYDGLDERWRGAGRDGFVEVMLTDGCFLLEMMRTGRLVLKGKPLKDYAPNDPVFSIHGFYFLRPDIQSDMILMENQLPLLLLQRILAVQRGTSSPSAEDINELVLRFLDCPLDEGTGKLGLHPLELYHKCFRDLQPNVSRLGSKREDTVPSAAELSEAGIHFEMSATKRVSDIDFENGVLRMPLVGVYDETEKNYLNMMAFELLHRYAGNDVTDYIIFMDNIINSERDVKLLRSKGLIKSGLGSDMEVARLFNTLSKGAVMSPFCKLLDVQKKMNDHCRKRWNKWRASFEHTYLSNPWVFISLVAAAVLLVATLMQTIYSVMPFYTKNS, encoded by the exons ATGGCGGGAGCGCCTGCTAATGATAGTTCTAGCAGCtgggtggtggagatggagaagatGCTCGAGCACACCGACccgtcggcggaggcggcgcggtggaGGAAGGCCTCCATCTACCGAGTGCCGGAGCGGATCAAGCACCAGACCAAGGCCGAGGCGTACCGGCCGCAGCTGGTGTCGCTGGGTCCCTTCCACCACGGCAGTTGCCACCTGCTGcccatggaggagcacaagCGCCGCGCGGTGCTGCACCTGGTGAAGCGGGCGAGGGTGCCgctcggcgacttcgccgcggccgtggaggaggtggcggatgAGCTGATGGATGCCTACGATGGCCTGGATGAACGGTGGCGTGGAGCAGGAAGGGACGGCTTCGTGGAGGTGATGCTCACGGACGGGTGCTTCTTGCTGGAGATGATGAGGACGGGCAGGCTTGTGCTCAAGGGCAAACCGCTAAAGGACTACGCACCCAACGATCCTGTCTTCAGCATCCATGGGTTCTATTTTCTGCGCCCGGACATCCAGTCCGACATGATCCTGATGGAAAACCAGCTGCCTCTGCTCCTCTTGCAGAGGATCTTGGCCGTGCAGCGCGGCACATCTTCGCCG AGCGCTGAAGACATCAACGAATTGGTACTCCGTTTTCTGGACTGCCCGCTCGACGAAGGCACTGGCAAACTGGGTCTCCACCCCTTGGAATTGTATCACAAATGCTTCCGTGATCTCCAACCAAACGTTAGCAGATTGGGCAGCAAGAGGGAGGACACCGTGCCATCTGCTGCCGAGCTCAGTGAGGCAGGGATCCATTTCGAGATGAGTGCTACTAAAAGAGTCTCCGACATAGACTTCGAAAATGGCGTGCTAAGAATGCCATTGGTCGGAGTCTACGACGAAACCGAGAAAAACTACCTCAACATGATGGCATTCGAGCTGCTGCACCGCTACGCCGGGAACGACGTGACAGACTATATAATCTTCATGGACAACATCATCAACTCAGAAAGAGATGTGAAGCTGCTGAGATCAAAAGGCCTAATCAAAAGCGGGCTGGGAAGCGACATGGAGGTGGCAAGGCTGTTCAACACCCTGTCCAAGGGAGCAGTCATGAGCCCTTTCTGCAAGCTGCTCGATGTGCAAAAGAAGATGAACGACCACTGCAGGAAGCGATGGAACAAATGGCGGGCAAGCTTCGAACACACCTACCTGAGCAACCCCTGGGTGTTCATCtcactcgtcgccgccgctgttcTGCTGGTCGCTACCCTAATGCAAACCATCTACTCTGTTATGCCGTTCTACACCAAGAATAGCTAG